From the Paenibacillus sp. FSL H8-0548 genome, one window contains:
- the rplM gene encoding 50S ribosomal protein L13 codes for MRTTYMAKSTEVERKWFVVDAEGKTLGRLASEVAALIRGKHKPTFTPHVDTGDFVVVINAEKIHLTGNKMSDKIYYRHSMYTGGLKATPAQEMIKTKPERVIELAVHGMLPKNRLGNKMKLKLKVYAGAEHPHQAQNPEVYELRG; via the coding sequence ATGCGTACCACCTATATGGCTAAATCAACTGAAGTTGAGCGTAAATGGTTCGTCGTCGATGCGGAAGGCAAAACGCTTGGCCGTTTGGCGAGTGAAGTTGCTGCCCTGATCCGCGGCAAGCACAAACCGACATTTACGCCACATGTTGACACAGGCGATTTCGTTGTTGTTATCAACGCTGAAAAAATTCATCTGACAGGCAACAAGATGTCAGATAAAATTTACTACCGTCACTCTATGTACACTGGTGGCTTGAAAGCTACTCCAGCACAAGAGATGATTAAAACCAAGCCAGAGCGCGTAATTGAACTCGCTGTACACGGCATGTTGCCTAAGAACCGTCTTGGTAACAAAATGAAGCTTAAACTTAAAGTATACGCAGGTGCGGAGCATCCACATCAAGCACAAAACCCTGAAGTTTACGAACTTCGCGGGTAA
- a CDS encoding acyl-CoA dehydrogenase family protein, with protein sequence MPFVDQFAVPATNPYISKAIELADIFAQDAAERDRVGGAPHQQIQWIKESGLLKLPILKKYGGEEQPWSVILRVVREFAKADTSIAHLYGFHCLNVIGTIWKCSPEQIASLQGETARNDWFWGNSINYLDRRLTGKKEGSHYVLNGLKGFSSGSPVADYLSVSWRDEEKDELVFGCVPVTKTGLTVHDDWDGIGQRQTGSGTVQFENVIVYEDEISGSDRFADTAYATLIPILSKSVMTNLFIGSIEGAIKEAREYTLRHTRPFIASGVAKATEDPWIQRQYGELWLQLLAAAALGDTALAKVDEVWEKGEALTTEERGEAAVLVGAANVFAGNAALEVTSRIFEVMGARSATISHGFDRFWRNVRTHTLHDPVEYKLRSVGSWLLTGSVPSSVYG encoded by the coding sequence ATGCCATTTGTGGATCAATTCGCAGTTCCAGCCACAAATCCTTATATAAGCAAAGCTATTGAACTCGCAGATATATTTGCTCAGGATGCGGCTGAGCGTGATCGTGTGGGAGGTGCGCCGCATCAGCAGATTCAATGGATTAAAGAAAGCGGCTTGCTTAAATTACCCATACTCAAAAAATATGGCGGGGAAGAGCAACCGTGGTCAGTCATATTGCGGGTGGTCAGGGAATTTGCAAAAGCAGACACTTCCATCGCTCATTTATATGGTTTTCATTGTCTGAACGTCATCGGCACGATCTGGAAGTGCAGCCCCGAGCAAATTGCTAGCTTACAGGGCGAGACAGCGCGGAACGACTGGTTCTGGGGTAATTCGATCAACTATCTTGACCGCCGTCTGACAGGTAAGAAAGAAGGGAGCCATTACGTGCTTAACGGCTTAAAGGGCTTCTCCTCCGGTTCACCAGTAGCGGATTATTTATCCGTATCATGGCGGGATGAGGAGAAGGATGAGCTGGTATTCGGATGCGTTCCCGTTACGAAAACGGGTTTGACCGTTCATGATGACTGGGATGGGATTGGGCAGCGGCAAACAGGCAGCGGAACAGTACAGTTCGAGAACGTCATCGTGTATGAAGACGAAATCAGTGGTTCCGACAGATTTGCGGATACAGCCTACGCGACGCTCATTCCGATTCTCTCCAAGAGCGTCATGACCAACTTGTTTATCGGGAGCATAGAAGGGGCGATCAAAGAAGCGAGGGAATACACGCTGCGGCATACTAGACCCTTTATCGCATCAGGGGTAGCCAAAGCTACTGAGGATCCGTGGATTCAGCGCCAATACGGCGAGTTATGGCTGCAATTGCTGGCTGCTGCGGCCCTTGGAGACACGGCTCTGGCAAAGGTGGATGAGGTTTGGGAGAAAGGGGAGGCGCTGACAACGGAGGAACGCGGAGAAGCAGCTGTGCTGGTCGGAGCGGCCAATGTGTTCGCGGGAAATGCCGCTTTGGAGGTTACGAGTCGTATATTCGAGGTTATGGGTGCGCGTTCGGCTACGATCAGTCATGGCTTCGACCGCTTCTGGAGAAATGTTCGCACGCATACGCTGCATGACCCGGTTGAATACAAATTGCGCAGCGTGGGCAGTTGGCTGCTAACAGGAAGCGTCCCTTCATCTGTATACGGTTGA
- a CDS encoding phosphoadenylyl-sulfate reductase yields the protein MNLFEKEALIKQKEVELENATPEEIIAFAVETFPNITFACSFGAEDVVIVDMMQKISPKSDIFYLDTDYHFKETYETRDKMAARYPGIPFVEVKPELTTEEQAAQFGEELWKTDANACCNIRKVKPLTNILSKYEAWITGIRRDQAPTRANSKKIEYDTKFGLVKFNPIAHWTTEDVWNYIRENDVIYNPLHDQNYPSIGCEQCTRKVMPGEDPRAGRWAGQEKTECGLHK from the coding sequence ATGAACCTTTTTGAGAAAGAAGCATTGATCAAACAAAAGGAAGTTGAACTCGAGAACGCAACACCGGAAGAAATTATTGCGTTTGCAGTTGAGACATTCCCTAATATTACTTTCGCATGCAGCTTCGGAGCAGAGGATGTTGTTATTGTTGACATGATGCAGAAGATCAGCCCGAAATCAGATATTTTCTACTTGGATACCGATTATCATTTCAAGGAAACCTATGAGACTCGTGATAAAATGGCAGCGCGCTACCCAGGTATTCCTTTCGTCGAGGTTAAGCCGGAACTTACGACTGAAGAGCAAGCCGCTCAGTTTGGTGAAGAGCTTTGGAAAACTGATGCGAATGCGTGCTGCAATATTAGGAAGGTTAAGCCATTAACTAATATTCTTTCGAAGTATGAAGCCTGGATTACTGGTATTCGCCGTGATCAAGCGCCAACTCGTGCAAATTCGAAAAAAATCGAATACGATACAAAATTCGGACTCGTTAAATTTAATCCGATTGCTCATTGGACTACTGAGGATGTATGGAACTATATTCGTGAGAATGATGTGATTTATAACCCGCTGCATGATCAAAACTACCCAAGCATCGGCTGCGAGCAATGCACGCGTAAAGTAATGCCTGGTGAAGACCCTCGCGCGGGACGTTGGGCCGGTCAAGAAAAAACAGAATGCGGATTGCATAAATAA
- the truA gene encoding tRNA pseudouridine(38-40) synthase TruA: MRNICVKVSYDGSAFNGFQTQPYGRTVQDEIEKAIKKLSGETTIIIGSGRTDAGVHAQGQVFNFYTESTIPTERWAIALNTRLPKDIVIIEAFDVPEHFHARRSAKRKTYRYTIDTGKFPDVFGRQYRFHHPTPLNVDAMREGLRCLVGKHDFTSFTSIHSTKPHHIRTIYEADFVQEGPIVHMYVTGNGFLYNMVRVIMGTLLWVGEGKLASSDIESILKGQNRALAGPTAMPHGLTLMDVEYSTEIQG, from the coding sequence TTGAGGAATATATGCGTGAAGGTCAGCTATGACGGTTCTGCATTTAACGGCTTTCAGACGCAGCCATACGGTCGAACGGTTCAGGATGAAATTGAGAAGGCGATCAAGAAGCTTTCTGGCGAAACGACGATTATTATCGGTTCAGGTCGCACGGATGCTGGTGTGCATGCGCAGGGACAGGTGTTCAATTTCTATACGGAATCTACGATTCCGACGGAGAGATGGGCAATCGCGCTTAATACGCGGCTTCCCAAGGACATCGTCATAATCGAAGCATTTGATGTACCGGAGCACTTTCATGCAAGAAGATCCGCGAAACGCAAAACGTATCGCTATACGATTGATACCGGGAAGTTTCCAGACGTGTTTGGCAGGCAGTATCGTTTTCACCACCCAACGCCGCTTAATGTGGATGCGATGCGCGAGGGTCTGCGCTGCCTAGTAGGCAAGCATGACTTTACTTCGTTCACATCGATACATTCAACTAAGCCTCATCATATTCGTACGATCTACGAAGCAGACTTTGTGCAGGAAGGCCCGATCGTGCATATGTACGTGACAGGCAACGGCTTTTTGTACAATATGGTTCGGGTTATTATGGGAACTTTATTATGGGTTGGCGAAGGAAAGCTTGCTTCCTCAGACATTGAAAGCATCCTTAAGGGGCAAAATCGAGCTCTTGCGGGTCCAACCGCTATGCCGCACGGTTTAACGCTTATGGATGTGGAATATTCTACCGAAATACAAGGATAA
- a CDS encoding stage II sporulation protein M, whose product MFKWRLVWEHFKQMNHYIAFGSILFFAGMVIGGTNPAFKAFLDAQLSGIAELVSKIDESSNPTLSMIKLIFLNNAIKSIVVIYLGAFLGILPFFFLVVNGMVIGYLLKASAELHGGAYVFELIVKGLLPHGILEIPAIIIACAYGLRFGVLVLKAVGASLFGRSKEGSAGTDIKEFVIRTVPVVIILTITLLIAAIIESTFTMWLVTM is encoded by the coding sequence ATGTTTAAATGGCGATTGGTCTGGGAGCATTTCAAGCAAATGAATCATTATATTGCATTCGGCTCGATCTTATTTTTTGCAGGTATGGTCATTGGTGGTACAAACCCGGCATTCAAAGCATTTCTGGACGCGCAGCTGAGCGGAATTGCAGAGCTTGTCAGCAAGATTGATGAATCTAGCAATCCGACCCTGTCTATGATTAAATTAATTTTTTTGAACAATGCTATTAAATCGATAGTCGTTATTTACTTAGGTGCATTTTTGGGAATTTTGCCTTTCTTCTTTTTAGTAGTTAATGGCATGGTCATTGGTTATCTATTGAAAGCGAGTGCGGAGCTGCATGGCGGCGCATATGTCTTTGAGCTTATCGTAAAAGGTTTGCTTCCACATGGTATTCTCGAAATACCAGCCATTATTATTGCCTGCGCGTATGGGTTAAGGTTTGGAGTGCTCGTACTCAAAGCAGTCGGCGCTAGCTTATTCGGCAGATCGAAGGAAGGCAGCGCAGGCACAGACATTAAGGAATTTGTTATTCGAACGGTTCCTGTCGTCATTATATTGACGATTACGCTGCTCATTGCAGCTATCATTGAAAGTACATTTACAATGTGGCTCGTTACGATGTAA
- a CDS encoding TetR-like C-terminal domain-containing protein encodes MEDRRVTRTRLILEEALLYLLESKTIEEITILNITEQANVNRSTFYAHYQDKDTFLERMIGDNLTMLTESLRPEIGKLVLLPNKADAADPLLVALFQYLMEHEKFFRLMFKHSLPEFNRKLHDIIRESMYQRIISLDMEQRLLVQMDILLDYTVLALIGIIRHWFSNNMVYSSFFMALQLSRIADLGINKSMGVTE; translated from the coding sequence ATGGAAGATAGGAGAGTAACTCGAACGCGTCTTATTTTAGAAGAGGCCTTGCTGTACTTGCTGGAGAGCAAAACCATTGAGGAAATTACCATATTGAATATTACGGAGCAAGCGAACGTTAACCGTTCGACGTTTTATGCCCACTATCAAGATAAGGATACCTTTTTGGAGAGAATGATCGGAGATAATCTAACGATGCTCACCGAATCCTTGCGACCAGAAATCGGTAAACTTGTTCTGCTCCCTAATAAGGCGGATGCCGCCGATCCTTTGCTCGTTGCTTTATTTCAATATCTCATGGAGCATGAAAAGTTTTTCCGTTTAATGTTCAAGCACAGCTTGCCCGAATTTAACCGAAAACTGCACGACATTATTCGCGAGAGCATGTATCAGAGGATCATCAGCCTGGATATGGAGCAAAGGCTTCTGGTTCAAATGGATATTCTGCTCGATTACACGGTGCTTGCGCTAATCGGCATCATCCGACACTGGTTTAGCAATAACATGGTCTACTCTTCCTTCTTCATGGCGCTGCAGCTCTCCCGGATTGCTGACCTAGGTATCAACAAATCGATGGGCGTTACGGAGTAG
- a CDS encoding Mrp/NBP35 family ATP-binding protein, with the protein MLTREQVIEAVELVTAQHQADETTIRDVMVRDRQVSMTVLGVSAAAQPALEASLREALARLGAETVHFRFRAEAAPAAGAGVSTPPPAAAKAPAAASAGAGKAGGPAPVQGHGTGLANPLLDPSSGVQFIAIASGKGGVGKSTVTVNLAVALARKGKRVGIIDADIYGFSVPDMMGIEERPDVVNERVIPIEKFGVKVMSMGFFVEDNSPIVWRGPMLGKMLRNFFQEIEWGELDYLLLDLPPGTGDVALDVHQIIPQSKEIIVTTPHATAAFVAARAGAMAIKTEHEIIGIVENMSYYVSTTSGEKEYVFGRGGGARLAETLHADLLAQIPLGAPDNHVSEPDFAPSVYKADTETGKLYLELADRVLSKCSS; encoded by the coding sequence ATGTTGACACGAGAGCAAGTCATCGAGGCCGTCGAATTAGTGACGGCGCAGCATCAGGCGGATGAGACGACCATCCGCGATGTCATGGTTCGGGACCGTCAAGTTTCCATGACGGTCCTTGGGGTTAGCGCGGCTGCGCAGCCCGCGCTGGAAGCCTCGCTCCGCGAGGCGCTGGCGCGCCTAGGCGCCGAAACCGTGCATTTCCGGTTTCGGGCTGAGGCAGCGCCTGCCGCTGGCGCAGGCGTGTCTACGCCGCCGCCTGCGGCTGCTAAAGCACCGGCGGCGGCTAGCGCCGGTGCCGGCAAAGCTGGCGGTCCCGCGCCCGTTCAGGGCCATGGGACCGGTCTTGCCAATCCGCTGCTGGACCCAAGCAGCGGCGTGCAGTTCATTGCTATCGCCAGCGGCAAGGGCGGCGTCGGCAAATCGACGGTGACCGTCAATCTGGCGGTCGCTTTGGCTCGCAAGGGCAAGCGCGTCGGCATTATTGATGCCGACATTTACGGCTTCAGCGTGCCTGATATGATGGGAATCGAGGAACGGCCGGACGTGGTGAACGAGCGGGTCATACCGATCGAGAAATTTGGCGTCAAGGTGATGTCGATGGGCTTCTTCGTAGAGGATAACAGCCCGATCGTATGGCGCGGCCCGATGCTTGGCAAAATGCTGCGAAACTTTTTCCAAGAGATCGAATGGGGCGAGCTGGACTACCTGCTGCTTGATCTGCCTCCAGGAACGGGTGACGTTGCGCTTGACGTGCATCAGATTATTCCGCAGAGCAAAGAAATCATCGTCACAACGCCGCATGCGACAGCTGCCTTCGTAGCTGCAAGAGCTGGCGCAATGGCAATTAAGACAGAGCATGAGATCATCGGCATCGTCGAAAACATGTCTTATTACGTGTCTACGACTTCTGGAGAGAAGGAGTATGTGTTTGGACGCGGAGGCGGTGCAAGGCTTGCAGAGACGCTTCACGCTGATTTACTCGCACAAATTCCTTTAGGCGCACCTGATAATCATGTGTCGGAGCCGGATTTTGCTCCATCCGTTTACAAGGCAGATACGGAAACAGGCAAGCTGTATTTGGAATTGGCAGATCGTGTACTAAGCAAATGCAGCAGCTAA
- the pdaB gene encoding polysaccharide deacetylase family sporulation protein PdaB codes for MNVFYVLNGRKLKRYFLIAVALIFSVGVIYAERDNITVFAPQQPAAIYSVPTDKKVVALTFDISWGDKRTEPILNVLKEKNIKQATFFLSSPWSQSHPEIVKKIQDAGYEIGSHGHKHDNYSKLSDEEIRKQITTAHTILSDVTGKQPKLIRLPNGDFDKRVLKIAEELQYKVIQWDTDSLDWMNIGTDKIINRVVTRAHPGDIILFHASDSVKQTHEALPIVIDQLRDKGYDFVTVTDLITQTEIDGKAVQDKTSSIFPQLDAAEFEY; via the coding sequence ATGAACGTTTTTTATGTACTGAACGGTCGCAAGCTGAAAAGGTATTTTTTAATTGCTGTCGCTTTAATATTTTCTGTTGGCGTTATTTATGCCGAGCGCGACAACATCACCGTATTCGCTCCGCAGCAGCCAGCTGCTATTTACAGCGTGCCTACGGACAAAAAGGTCGTTGCCCTAACCTTTGACATTAGCTGGGGTGACAAACGGACGGAGCCTATTCTTAATGTGCTAAAAGAAAAAAATATTAAACAGGCTACCTTCTTCCTCTCTTCTCCCTGGAGTCAGTCTCATCCAGAAATCGTCAAAAAAATTCAAGACGCTGGTTATGAAATCGGCAGCCATGGCCACAAGCATGATAACTACAGCAAGCTGAGCGACGAAGAAATTCGCAAGCAAATCACGACCGCACATACTATTTTATCCGACGTGACTGGAAAACAACCGAAATTGATCCGACTTCCTAACGGTGATTTTGACAAGCGAGTGTTGAAAATTGCAGAAGAGCTTCAATACAAGGTCATTCAATGGGATACCGATTCCCTCGATTGGATGAACATCGGTACAGACAAAATCATTAACCGCGTCGTAACAAGAGCCCATCCGGGCGACATTATTCTGTTTCATGCAAGCGATTCTGTGAAACAGACGCACGAGGCTCTTCCGATCGTCATCGACCAGCTTCGCGATAAGGGCTATGACTTCGTTACCGTAACCGATCTTATTACACAAACAGAAATCGACGGCAAAGCTGTGCAGGATAAGACATCGTCTATATTCCCACAGCTTGATGCCGCCGAATTCGAATACTAA
- a CDS encoding KinB-signaling pathway activation protein, with translation MNLKKLFFLFWSGMAVGAVVCIIAGAIMSWVDPDFGFLGFKAIGFNALMMGLVGLLIGAFSQMGFFAYLTLNYIALSVFGKKYLWNALQGYTTIFAAAGFGYLLYEAKLNNWFFWVLPLVVLLLSAVVSHFKVKQTNKSAFVPTMFLMFVVTFIEAWPALSGETNVSAIIFMMTPLFVCNAYQIMMMHRLVKKETTDSAAIAAKPAL, from the coding sequence GTGAATTTGAAAAAGTTGTTCTTTTTATTTTGGAGCGGCATGGCTGTCGGGGCGGTTGTTTGCATCATAGCCGGGGCAATTATGAGCTGGGTCGATCCAGATTTTGGCTTCTTAGGCTTTAAAGCGATCGGATTTAATGCGTTAATGATGGGCTTGGTCGGATTATTAATTGGTGCCTTCAGCCAAATGGGCTTTTTCGCCTATTTAACTTTAAATTATATCGCTCTTAGCGTTTTCGGCAAAAAATACTTGTGGAATGCATTGCAGGGCTACACGACGATATTTGCAGCAGCAGGCTTCGGCTATCTTCTTTATGAAGCGAAATTAAACAACTGGTTTTTCTGGGTGCTGCCGCTTGTGGTGCTTCTCCTTTCTGCCGTTGTGTCTCATTTCAAGGTCAAGCAAACGAATAAATCAGCTTTTGTACCAACGATGTTTCTTATGTTTGTCGTTACCTTCATTGAAGCATGGCCGGCACTATCGGGAGAAACGAACGTATCTGCCATTATATTTATGATGACTCCGTTGTTCGTCTGCAATGCGTACCAAATTATGATGATGCATCGCCTAGTCAAAAAAGAAACGACCGACTCAGCAGCAATAGCTGCAAAGCCGGCCCTATAG
- the rpsI gene encoding 30S ribosomal protein S9, with protein sequence MAQVQYYGTGRRKHSVARVRLVPGEGRIIINKRELNEYFGLETLKLIVKQPLNLTDTLSKYDVLVIANGGGMSGQAGAIRHGISRALLKADPEFRPALKRAGFLTRDPRMKERKKYGLKAARRAPQFSKR encoded by the coding sequence ATGGCTCAAGTGCAATACTATGGAACCGGTCGTCGTAAACACTCTGTTGCACGTGTACGTCTTGTGCCGGGTGAAGGACGAATCATTATTAACAAACGTGAACTTAATGAATATTTCGGTCTAGAAACGTTGAAGCTGATCGTAAAACAACCGCTTAACCTTACTGACACATTGTCGAAATACGATGTGCTTGTTATTGCTAACGGCGGCGGTATGTCCGGTCAAGCAGGCGCTATCCGTCATGGTATTTCTCGTGCTCTGCTTAAAGCAGACCCTGAATTCCGTCCAGCTCTAAAACGTGCAGGCTTCCTGACACGTGATCCGCGTATGAAAGAACGTAAAAAATACGGTCTTAAAGCGGCTCGTCGCGCTCCACAATTCTCGAAACGTTAA
- the cwlD gene encoding N-acetylmuramoyl-L-alanine amidase CwlD, whose translation MRRISRHVVIWLTYKGVIRIGIGLVVIALTGVLLTQSMPSTKTWSYWTLPLSGKTIAIDAGHGGVDGGAVSKQGVIEKDLNLAIALYLRDYLQQAGAIVMMTREGDYDLATGDARAYSKRKTEDLKRRVTVIEQSNPAVVISIHMNSIPSTKWSGAQTFFQAGNHPDNVVLATFIQNEIKRNLENTTRAAAAVKDVYVLKKIENIPTALVEVGFLSNPGESQRLADSEYQRQVAASIYEGILRYMSGEKLSGSMLQDEVTTE comes from the coding sequence ATGCGCCGAATCAGTCGGCATGTGGTCATTTGGTTAACGTATAAAGGTGTTATTCGTATTGGGATTGGGTTAGTCGTTATCGCATTAACGGGTGTACTGCTTACGCAATCGATGCCATCGACGAAAACATGGTCTTATTGGACACTCCCATTGTCAGGAAAGACGATTGCGATTGATGCGGGCCATGGAGGCGTGGACGGGGGAGCTGTCAGCAAGCAGGGAGTCATTGAAAAAGATTTGAACCTCGCGATTGCGCTGTATTTACGGGATTATTTGCAGCAGGCTGGCGCTATCGTCATGATGACAAGGGAGGGGGACTATGATTTAGCTACGGGTGATGCAAGAGCCTACAGCAAGCGGAAAACAGAGGATTTGAAGCGGCGTGTAACCGTAATTGAGCAGAGCAACCCTGCTGTGGTAATCAGCATCCATATGAACAGCATTCCTTCGACCAAATGGTCAGGTGCGCAAACCTTCTTCCAAGCAGGAAATCATCCAGATAATGTAGTACTAGCTACCTTTATTCAGAATGAGATTAAGCGCAATTTGGAAAACACAACTCGTGCTGCGGCTGCCGTTAAGGATGTTTATGTACTTAAGAAGATTGAAAATATTCCAACGGCGCTGGTCGAGGTTGGCTTTTTGTCCAATCCCGGTGAATCGCAGCGGCTTGCAGATTCGGAATATCAAAGACAGGTAGCTGCCTCCATTTATGAGGGCATACTGAGATATATGTCTGGCGAGAAGCTAAGCGGCAGCATGCTGCAGGACGAAGTGACAACGGAGTAA
- the gerD gene encoding spore germination lipoprotein GerD produces MRKKWALLWIISAMMFVLASCGAESSGGKEQVSYKDMKTMVIDILKTEDAQKALQESTQQMTGYSALSSKLLSVQDQEEVRLAVKDVIISPQYDKVIKKLMTDTRFAGEFAKSVNKENKQIHKELIKDPAYQAELIKVLKNPEMDKMILEVLQSTQYRKEVMSLMQESMQNPLFRLEVLDLMKKAVQEELKPNPDEKVEKKKDEEEGDDQQSGEDQSGDSSNGEDEGSDSGS; encoded by the coding sequence ATGCGCAAAAAATGGGCTTTATTGTGGATAATCTCAGCCATGATGTTTGTGCTTGCAAGCTGTGGTGCCGAATCGTCAGGCGGAAAAGAGCAGGTTAGCTACAAAGACATGAAGACGATGGTCATTGACATTTTGAAAACTGAGGATGCTCAGAAGGCTTTGCAGGAATCAACACAGCAAATGACAGGCTACTCTGCTCTAAGCTCCAAATTATTATCGGTGCAGGATCAGGAGGAGGTACGCCTTGCCGTTAAGGATGTCATTATATCTCCTCAATATGACAAAGTGATTAAGAAGCTTATGACAGACACTCGATTTGCAGGAGAGTTTGCGAAATCCGTTAACAAGGAAAACAAACAAATCCATAAGGAGCTAATCAAGGATCCAGCCTATCAAGCTGAATTAATCAAGGTGCTCAAAAATCCTGAAATGGACAAAATGATTCTCGAGGTGCTGCAAAGCACGCAGTACCGCAAAGAAGTGATGTCGCTTATGCAGGAATCGATGCAAAATCCACTGTTTCGTCTTGAAGTGCTGGATCTGATGAAAAAGGCCGTACAAGAGGAGCTTAAACCAAACCCAGATGAAAAGGTAGAAAAAAAGAAGGATGAAGAAGAAGGCGACGACCAGCAATCTGGGGAAGATCAGAGCGGTGATAGCTCAAACGGCGAGGATGAGGGATCGGATTCTGGATCGTAG